From Triticum aestivum cultivar Chinese Spring chromosome 4A, IWGSC CS RefSeq v2.1, whole genome shotgun sequence, a single genomic window includes:
- the LOC123084197 gene encoding G-type lectin S-receptor-like serine/threonine-protein kinase LECRK2, with amino-acid sequence MQTLLPRLALLCLAAQQTGLLLAATARTNLTAGDALTPPRYITSPSGGFAFGFRALDSDPTKFILATWFRLGDDGNGTSSQPQPQSVVWFAKKTTMGDTPIATAKSVLSVTADGHLTLTDGGSQELWRAPTRSMQRGSVLALSDSGNVRFLGGDGDTVLWESFQYPTDTLLPGQPLAPTPGSSFGGYLFSKRADAEFATGRFSLAAQPDGNVVLCIDLFTGHIQHNSYWATNTYGSGDNTTVTLDDRGFLNYTLHNGTIHSLISPTASSFGTNGGDYLQFARMDTDGIVRTYTRPRNGGGNTTWTVSGALPGDGGCTKVTSLRQGLCGPGSYCVETRDRLSCLCPSGYTYVDAQHTDSGCTPELEPHSSCGGENGSSDEFSLVEMPNTTWEISLYHKKYPSVTEQQCRSYCLSHCYCAAALMIDGSDCAEVGALTYGRRADDVTTTTLIKVRKGNTPYTDGPSAAKRKMMRPYKIAALCVSCHLLITISGLVARRYLVGHDDSRRPLSSGVRAFSWKELHQATNGFEKLLGKGSFGEVYKGTIRSPQPHPIAVKKLIDSNEYSEQEFTNEVQSIGQIHHRNLVRMIGYCKEGKHRMLVFEFMPGGSLRGVLFVNQERRPPWCWRAEAAVAIARGLEYLHDGCSAPIIHCDIKPDNILLDDRGVPRITDFGISKLLGSQQVHTTVTHIRGTRGYIAPEWLRSEVRVDTKADVYSFGVVLLEMICCRRCQERVVHDNLPPGTVHDDETVTMFGWAAQLVVARRTELMLDDDAGVETVEDMERVEQFARVAFWCIEPNPQLRPTMHQVVQMLETRDGAQVQALPDPPNCYVESSPLIPQLKITWIYIS; translated from the coding sequence ATGCAGACGCTGCTGCCCCGCCTTGCTCTCCTCTGCCTCGCCGCCCAGCAAACCGGCCTGCTGCTGGCGGCCACGGCGCGAACCAACCTGACCGCGGGAGACGCCCTGACGCCGCCCCGGTACATCACCAGCCCCTCCGGCGGCTTTGCCTTCGGCTTCCGCGCCCTTGACTCCGACCCGACCAAGTTCATCCTCGCCACGTGGTTCCGCCTCGGGGACGACGGCAACGGCACCTCCTCCCAGCCGCAGCCGCAGTCCGTGGTGTGGTTCGCGAAAAAGACGACCATGGGCGACACGCCCATCGCCACCGCCAAGTCCGTCCTCAGCGTCACGGCCGACGGCCACCTCACGCTCACCGACGGCGGCAGCCAGGAGCTGTGGAGGGCCCCGACTCGCAGCATGCAGCGCGGGTCCGTGCTCGCGCTGAGCGACTCTGGCAACGTCCGATTCCTCGGCGGCGACGGGGACACCGTGCTCTGGGAGAGCTTCCAGTACCCGACGGACACGCTGCTGCCCGGGCAGCCCCTGGCACCGACGCCGGGTTCCTCGTTCGGGGGGTATCTCTTCTCCAAGCGCGCAGACGCGGAGTTCGCCACGGGGCGGTTCAGCCTGGCAGCCCAGCCCGACGGCAACGTCGTCCTCTGCATCGACCTCTTCACCGGTCACATACAGCACAACTCCTACTGGGCCACCAACACCTACGGCTCCGGCGACAACACGACCGTCACCCTGGACGACCGGGGCTTTCTCAACTACACGCTTCACAATGGCACCATTCACAGCTTGATTTCGCCGACGGCGAGCAGCTTCGGCACCAATGGCGGCGACTACTTGCAGTTCGCCAGGATGGACACTGACGGCATAGTCCGCACCTACACCCGCCCTAGAAACGGCGGCGGAAACACGACTTGGACGGTGTCGGGAGCGCTCCCCGGCGATGGAGGCTGCACCAAGGTTACGTCCTTGAGGCAGGGCTTGTGCGGCCCGGGGTCGTACTGCGTGGAGACCAGAGATCGGCTCAGCTGCCTGTGCCCGAGTGGGTACACTTACGTCGACGCACAACACACCGACAGCGGCTGCACACCGGAGTTGGAGCCGCACAGCAGCTGCGGCGGGGAGAACGGCAGCTCCGACGAGTTCTCGCTCGTCGAGATGCCCAACACCACCTGGGAGATTTCGTTGTACCACAAGAAGTACCCGTCGGTCACGGAGCAGCAGTGCAGGAGCTACTGCCTCAGCCACTGCTACTGCGCGGCGGCGCTGATGATCGACGGATCCGACTGCGCAGAGGTGGGGGCGCTCACGTATGGCCGGCGGGCTGACGACGTCACGACGACGACGCTGATCAAAGTGCGCAAGGGGAATACTCCTTACACGGATGGACCGTCGGCGGCAAAGAGAAAGATGATGCGTCCCTACAAGATCGCCGCCCTTTGCGTCTCCTGCCACTTGTTGATCACCATCAGCGGCCTCGTGGCACGGCGCTACCTCGTCGGGCACGATGATAGCCGGCGGCCGTTGAGCTCTGGTGTGAGAGCGTTCAGCTGGAAGGAGCTACACCAAGCCACCAACGGCTTTGAGAAACTGCTGGGCAAAGGGAGCTTCGGGGAGGTCTACAAAGGGACGATCAGATCGCCGCAGCCGCACCCCATCGCGGTGAAGAAGCTCATCGACTCGAATGAGTACAGCGAGCAAGAGTTCACCAACGAGGTGCAGTCCATCGGGCAGATCCACCACCGGAACCTGGTCCGTATGATCGGCTACTGCAAAGAAGGCAAGCACCGAATGCTGGTCTTCGAGTTCATGCCTGGCGGGTCGCTCCGCGGAGTCCTCTTCGTGAACCAAGAGAGGCGGCCTCCATGGTGCTGGCGTGCCGaggccgccgtcgccatcgcccggGGGCTCGAGTACCTCCACGACGGCTGCAGCGCCCCCATCATCCACTGCGACATCAAGCCTGACAACATCCTGCTAGATGACCGTGGCGTCCCTAGGATCACCGACTTCGGGATCTCCAAGCTGCTGGGGAGCCAGCAGGTGCACACCACGGTGACCCACATCAGGGGCACAAGAGGGTACATCGCGCCCGAGTGGCTCCGCAGCGAAGTACGCGTCGACACCAAGGCGGATGTGTACAGCTTCGGCGTCGTGCTGCTGGAGATGATCTGCTGCCGGAGGTGCCAGGAGCGCGTGGTGCACGACAACCTGCCGCCGGGCACGGTACATGACGATGAGACGGTCACGATGTTCGGTTGGGCGGCGCAGCTAGTGGTCGCGCGAAGGACGGAGCTGATGCTGGATGACGACGCGGGCGTTGAGACCGTGGAGGACATGGAGAGGGTGGAGCAGTTCGCGCGCGTGGCGTTCTGGTGCATCGAGCCGAACCCGCAGCTGCGGCCGACCATGCACCAAGTGGTGCAGATGCTGGAGACCAGGGACGGGGCTCAGGTTCAGGCACTGCCTGACCCTCCAAACTGTTATGTAGAATCCTCACCTTTAATTCCTCAGCTCAAGATTACATGGATTTATATATCTTGA